The Dehalococcoidia bacterium genome includes the window CGCGCCCTGATGCAGCGCTGGCCGGTCACCATCCTGTACGTGGGCGTCCGCGGCAAGATCGATCAGGAGCTCGTGGCCCGCGAAGGCATCGACTTCAAGGCCGTGACCGCCCGCCCCCTGCGCACCGGCACGCTGCCGGGCACCGC containing:
- a CDS encoding glycosyltransferase, which encodes MRVVFCGGGTGGHVYPALTVARALMQRWPVTILYVGVRGKIDQELVAREGIDFKAVTARPLRTGTLPGTA